tttatttttattttaattctataatttatctctcatttcaattaaaataatttaaatgttGTTTGATTGCACTGTTCATATCGTGAGaaagagtattaaaatatttattaattaatagttaaatttatcaatttttatgaacttaaatgtttttttttttttagtaaatgaacttaaatgttttgagttggactctacaatttatttttcattttaattaaaataatcttcttcttttttttttatcccacAGTCCACGTACACGTTGTTTACGTGGAAAGGAGTATTAAATTTTATGCGTTTAAACTTTTGATGGATATAAGTATTGATTTCACAATTATGTGTAAAAAAAAGGCGTACTAGCTTTTTGCAAGTTCCGGGCGTTTGGCTTAGCATTAATTCATTGATTTCTGCAAGTAACATACAGACTCATGCATAAAGCACTCGATCTGTAGGTAAGTCTACATTGAATTACATTGGCGGGGGAGAATTGAAATTACGTACAGTGTCGGTGGGCTTGTGATGGTGATGTTGATCGGTGATATATATTAGATAAGTCGACTCTGCAACAGCTAGAGGTGAGGTGTAACGAGTCAAGCCCTAATAGTAGGCGAAGTGTACGTTATTAATTGGGGTCTGTTATAGTGAGTCAAGCCCTAatctaatataataatattggtAGTTGTGTGTGATGGGGGTCCATTAATTAGTTAAGACAACTATTATTCATAACTATTATACAATAATAATGTACGTACGTAAGATTAAACTCAACATAATTGAACATGTACTGCTAAATAGCACATTAATTATTCAGCATGCAGGAGGCTCGCTCCCCCTCCGCGTCGATCTTCTCATATTCTATAAAATATGATATAGCCTACAATTAGCAAGACTGATCATTTTGAGAGTTGATTTGTGGCATGCATGGACATTTAGGACAGGGCCGAGTGCAACCCAAGTGCCTGTAGGTTTAGAATAGGTGATCACAATccatattatcaattatatatgACGCTACCAATGAACACATGCACGTCCAATCAATCTTCCAAATCCTTAATCAATCTTTAGACAAAGTAACGTGCTATTTAATTCTAATAATGATGATAATGAAGATGGGGTAATTAGTTGTCGGACGGTGACCGTGACGCTGTGATAACTGTCATAACTCCGATAGGTTTTTAATTGATAATAGATGATTGAGAGCTCTTGCATCCACTTACATTGCAACATTTCGGCCACTCAATGAGCGGACGGATGAGTGTCATGTCACTGGGCCTCTTTATATtcatccatttttattttactttttttcatttcagcTTCTTTTAggattctttaatttcttgttatattataacttttctttgcgtatctatttttttttctttttgaattattAAGGTAGGTCGATTGAGCTCAACAGTTCCAAAGCAGCTCTTTGGACCACAAACCAAGATGTCTCAGTTTGGTAAATATTTTTGAGGggtaacttttttttcttttttctttttttttttttttcttttttttttttttttaattacaacagagaaaaaaaccaaacaacatCAAAGAaccctaaaagaaaaagagaaaacaattcCGAAACAGGGAGGAATGGATGAAGAACTAAAAAGACAAGACGATGTGGAATTGCAGTTAGAGGAAAATCTAGTCGCGGCTCAATTTACCACATTGTGGGCACAAAGTTAGCACTTCGGTTGATATTACTAGCTGACCAGCTAGTAGCGGTAGGGATGGTAGCAAAAAAATCCGAAATAATTGACGAGATACGCCAATCTTGTGTGATCGTCGGACTATTGATAGCGAGATTAACTGTGAGAGAATCACCCTCAAAAGTGACATGAGACAATCGCAAATATAAACAGAGTTGGGCGGGTAATAAAGCTACAGAAGCTTCTCCATACAAAGGGGTGCAAGGTGGACTAATCTTTGAAAAAGTTTGAGAAGAATCACTACAGACAGCTACCTGTGCTGAAAAGGTGCTTCTGATAGTTGTATCATAATTGATCTTAAAGCAATGAGAATCCGACCTTATCTAAACCTGGTGAACAGGCACAGATTTATTTGCCCATGCTGAAAAATGAATCCGAGAGGTTTGATTAACAGCCGCAGATAAAGATAAAGCATTAGGAATCCAACCATCATAATGAGCTTTGTTGCGAGATCGCCAGATATTATCACAAGCCATCatagcaaaaatttgaaaagattaGTGTCTTCAGAAGGAATACCAATAGTCCCTGGATGAAGCATAATATttaaccaatcagaaatatcagAGATACGCATAGCAGTAATGTCCATAGGCCATAAAGAATTTCTCCAAATAACCCGAGCAATAGGGCAGGAGAAAAATAGATGAATCAAGGAATCCGTTGTATGGGAACAAAGAGAGCAAGAAGTATCCAATTGAGAGGAAAATATGGACTTTGAAATACGATCCTTTGTAGGAACAATTTTCCAAACCATTTTCCAGAGGAACAGCTTCAGTCTATGATTAAGCTTAAGTTTCCACGAACCTTTCCAACTGACTGATGAAACCAGTGAAATTGGAAGAGGCCAGCTTGAAGTAAATAAATGATGTGCCGTTTTAGTAGTGAAAACACCAAATGCAGAACCTATCCAAAGAAAAGCATCGGAGAGAGCTCTAATCTTTATCTTTAGGATTTCTGTCACAGTAGATGAATCAAAGATAAAGGTTAGAAGTGAGACATTCCAATTCAAAGTAATAGGGTTGATTAGATCCAAGATCGCCAAGGGATGCTCCATGATCAGTCTTGAAACACGTGGAATAGGTTGAAAATTAGGTAAAGTTGGTATCCAAGGAGATAACCAAATATCCAGAGAACTAGAAGCACAAGGGGAATAGCAAAAACCCAATTTAAGCAAAGAAACCACAGATTTGATaccatttcaaataaaagatTCAGAGCTTAAAGGGCAAGAGAAAAGCGTTTCTATACTTAATATATTTCTCCTTGAAGAGTGATATCCAAAGTGCATAATGATTGGAAAGAAGTTTCCAGCCAAGTTTAGCAATAAGCGAgacatttatatttttcattaagcGGAAACCCGAGCCACCTTGATCTTTAGGCAAACAAATCGAACTCCAAGATTTAAGAGTAAGATTATGAGATTTACCATTAGAGAAACCCCataaaaaattcctaaaagcaTTGTCAAGGCGATGACAAAGAATGTCTGGGAACATAAAAAAACTCATAGCATAGGAAGGGATAGAAGAAGCCACCACTTTAAGTAAAACCGATTTTCCAGCTTGGGAAAGGGTTTTAGATCTCCATCATTCTATTTTTCCTTGCACTTTTTGTAGAATATCAAAAAACGAAGACTGTTTTAACCTACCAAAGAACATGGGGAGGCCCAAATTCTTCGCAGAAATAGGAATCTCTGTATAAGGTAAAATATCCAAAATACTAGCTTTGGTAGATGCAGTGATATTAGAGCTAAAAAGAATATTAGATTTATCTACATTTACCGACTGGCCTGACCAAAGATTGTATTTGGATAAACAGTCCTTTATAATACCTACTTCTAGAGAGGTGGCATGAGtgaaaatgaccaaatcatcCGCAAAGATAATGTGATTTAATGGAGGACAACCCCGAGAAATCTTGTAACCTTGTAAACTCTGGTGCATGAGCCTTGAAATAACTTCAGTAcccaaaataaaaggaaagggcGAAATAGGGTCACCTTGGCGTAAACCCCGAGAAGGCCTGAAGAGACCAAAGGGAGAACCGTTTAACAAGACTGAGAAGGAAGATGTAGATAAGCAAATCCGAATCCAGTTGATATATTTTGGGTGAAAACCCAATTTCTCCATAATAATCAGAAGAAAGTCCCACTCCATTTTATCAAAAGCTTTCTCCATATCAATATTAACAGCCATAAAACCATCATTTCCTTGTTTATTCTTAAGAGAGTGAAGCATCTCATGGGAGAGGATAGAGTTATCTTGAATATAACGACCTGACACAAAAGCAGTTTGAAAAGGATAAATAATTTTGGATAAAAGAGGCTTTAGTCGATTAGCCAACAGCTTTAAGATAATCATGTAAATAATGTTACAGAGACTAATAGATCGGAAGTGCTGAACCGCAGAAGCCCTCAAAAGCTTAGGAATCAAAGCAATAAATGTATGGTTCTGTTCTCTAAGCAgttgaataaaaatcaaaaaaattaccaatAGCCAACAGAACCGTGCTTTTGATTCAGTCCCAATATTTGACATAGAATAATGCTGTGAAGCCACCAGGACCCGAAGCTTATTCCTTACCCAAACTGATAAGCGAATCATAAATCTCAACTTCAGTAGGAATAGCACAAAGAAGATTATTGTCAAGCTCTGAAATGATTGGATTAAAAAGGTCTAGtaattattgagaaaaaaaaatggattagtAGAAGTAAACAGAGTCTTAAAAATTGTTGACATAAGAATTACCAATATCAGCACGATCAGTGATCCACCCCCCATTTGGGGTCTGAAGAAGAGAAATAGAACTTCGTCGACGACAAATAAGAGTACTAGTATGGAAGAATCTTGTGTTAAGATTAGTGACAATAAGCCATAACTCCCTAGATTTAGTCTTCCAAAGAGACTCATTTTGAAGAAGATATTCATCCAATAAAGCTTGAAGATGAAGCTCTATAGCTAAGTTAGAATTTGAATGAGGAGCCTGTTGAATCTTATCAAGCAGAGATAgagttttatccaatttagaTTTGATATTTCCAAAATAGTGCTTGTTCCATAATTTAATAGCCGCCTTTGTTAGTTTGAGCTTTTTTGTCAAACAATAAGAAGGCGAACCAGCAATAAAAGGGGACCATAGTTCTTCAATAACAATACCGCAGATAGGATCCCTATTCCTCAAACATAAAAGGTCTAGGAAAATAGGGAACCGGGATACAAGTATTCAAAAGAAGCGGGCAATGATCTAAACTATGAGCTGGAAGGTGAGTTACAAAATaagatagaaaataatgaatCCAGTTACTATTAGCAATACCCATATCAAGTTGTTCCTTAATTAAACTATAGCCTTGCCTGTGATTAGACCATGTGAAAGGATTACCATTGAAACCCAAATCAATCATTCATAAAATCAGAGTAAATATTATAGGAGAAATAATCAAAAGGTCTACCCCTAATTTATCATCAAGCGATGTGATAGCATTAAAATCCCCAATGCAAACCCACGGGTCATTATAAGAAATCTCAAAATTATCCATAgcattccaaatttttttgcaGATATTCTTGTAAGGAGGACCATACACAAAGGTAAGCAAACATTCAATAATAGGATCATCCGAATAGTACCAAACacaaataatattacaaaaaacATGGCAACTGACAATATTAACATCTGTTTTCCAAACAAGCAAAAGACCTCCCTTAGAACCAAAAAGAGGTGCATGTAGCATAGAAGTGAACCCCAGTTGATGCAAAATAGGGGTTGAAACAAAAGGAGTAGTCTTCGTTTCAGGGTTATGTTTTCTGATAAGAGCTCTAAGACTGCGAATTGTAGAGACTTAGGCCAAACTTCTACAATTCCAAGATAAAGCTATCATAATTCAGGAGGGGGCATGGCCAAGTCAGCCGCCTCTAAAGGTGCAGAGGTTGTAGCCcctgcaaaagaaccaaaatcCCTCAAGATAATTTGTTTAACACTTCTAGATTTTTTAGCAGCCTTGTACACCTTCCTTGCAGGAGTTGGAGACATCGGTGCAGTAGTTAATCCCAAAGAATCAACAAGGGTAATGGGAGAGTAATCTGCATAAGAAGAATGTGTCACAGTGAAAGGTGCCAAATCCAGTGAAGTGGAAACCCTTTGCAGAACTGAGGTATGAGAAGCTGGAGGAGCATTCTTCATTGCCGTGAGGGAGTGGGCAGCAAGCAACATTCTCTCCTGGATGTTGCTGGAAAGGGCATGCCTTTTGGAAGGACTAGAGAAAAGTTATGAGGCTTCCGAAACAGCCACTCTTTTATGCCTAGTAATCTGACTCAACTCCGAGAGAGGCAAGGGGTAGACCTCCTTAGTATGTGAAACACCACGAACAGCCGAAATAGAACCCTTCCTTCGGTATGGATGGTGTCGGGTAGATGACCTAAAGGTGCGGGTTGGTAAATGATGTGAAATAGGTGCATTCAGGTAGCTCGGGTAAGTGGGTTGGCTACTGCGTATTTGGAAAGGGGAATGAGGCAGTGAGATGATTGGGTTTCTGTATATTTGGGGTGGAGCATAAATGGGATGTGTAGTAGTGGCCGAATGAAAAGCATGTGTTGGTGGTGATGGTTGTTCAAGTGAAACAGAATTAGGCATGTAATTGCTAACAGGGAAAGAAGTGGAAGTTGGTGAGAAACTTACATGGGATTGACCAGCCAAGGGAGAAGGATTAAGAGGCAGATGCTCGGTGTCTGTAGTTAAACCAGTAGAAGTAAACCCCTGATAAAAGTGGATGGGTGATGGTCCAAAAAGAGTGAGCCTAGAGGAAGAGTGACCCATAACACCCGTAAGTTGCTGGGCAAGCTGCAAATGGCCCGAGTAACTATGTTGGTCTGTAGGTTCATGTATAATAAGCCCAATAATAGTTGGACCCATGGAGGAATGGGTCAATATATGAGGTCCAAAACCCGATGGAAACTCAGGAGGAAGAGAGTTGGGCTAACCCGCAATACCCAGATCCAGAATATCCTGCTGGCAAAATATATTATCCTTGCCCTTACACCTGTCAGCCGAAGGATGGTGAGACGTGGCAGCATGGGGATCATGCAACCCATGAACGTACGGACAAACTAGAGGGAGATCCTGCTACAGGCTTCGCCAGAGGTGCTGATTCAAGAAGCAAAGATGGAGAAGGCCGACCACCACGAACAACATCCATAGGAAAGTGGAATAACATACCCATTGACTCTGTGCAAAGCAACGAAGAGGCCGGAAAAGTTGCTGGAACTTGAGCCGGAGGTTTAGGAAAACGATTACCCGGGTAGACATAACCTCTGAGAGTGTGGGTATAAATCGCTTGTTAATCTGGAGGACCTGGTCTTGGGCAGAAATTTCTCCGATGTCCAATTAAACCACAGAGAACACAGTAGTCAGCCAAACGCTCATATTGGAATTTAATCCAAATGGGAGCTAAACCTTCACGCGGTAGAAAGAAGCCCGGAATCAAAGGTTGCACAACATTAACCTCAATCATAATACGGAGATGATGAAAAGCAATAATCCCTGAATTATCACCGTTCTCAACATTTTTGACATCTCCAATAAACTTGCCAATTTTGATAGCATTAACAGCAGTTAAGTTTTGTAGGGGTAGGCCATGGACTTGCACCCAAAAAACACAGGTTGAAAAGTTAACTTCTTCAATAGATAGTTCTGGAGGCCATGGCTTGACAACCAAAAGAGCCCCTTTGATATTCCACGGGCCCATTATCAAGGATTTTATCAACCAAAACCAAAGACGATACAGAAAAAAGCAGTCAGTCCCTAGGTAAAAGATCAACCGAGAAAGGTGAGGTAAACTTCCATGCATGAAGTAAAAACTCATATACCAAAAACACCGAAGGGGGATGTAGTGAGATGATGAGACCAAGAAGACGAAAGGCTTTCGATTGATGtgatttaaagtaaaaaaaaaaaaaaaaatttgtatggaaatgtgaaaaagttttttttttttatttgttgaatagtaataaaaaataattaatatgatataaaaagttttaaaaaaaaaaaattgaatgttttgaagttgtttttttttttttttttttttgaagaagtgaaaagaagaagaagaggagagtgAAGTTGTTTATCAAGCGGTGCACATGATTCGGCTGCACCTTTGAGGgactttttgagatttttatcCCTTAGAAAATAGTTGGTGGATTTTTTGAGGTTTGTACCATTTCAAGAGGAGTTGAGAGACATTTCGAAGTTTGTGCCTCTGTTAAAGCCCTTTGATTTACCTTTACTAAAGCCCTTTGTTGTCGCTAATGTTCTCAAAATTGATTGAGTTATTTATTTGACTTATTTTCATTGATTTCTTAGTTTTTGGTTTTCCGCACTGATTTATGGTCATTTAGGAGTTGTTGTTTGgattgtctttcttttttttttttcttttttttttgtgtgtttgctTGTGTTGTAATTTCCTTTTTCTCCGTCCtcattttgaataataataataataaaaaagaatcagCTGGACCTGAAAGCACTCACTTTGGCCTTTTATCACTGTATATTTTATTCCACTTGGGCTGATACATGGCCCAAAGAGTTAATTTGGAACGCCGGAAGCTTTCTCAGAAAGCCTTAATACTTTTGGCGCCCACTAAACCCGTTTCAAAGTACCATTTCCCTCCAATCCCATCCATTACTTCACCAAACAATTGCCATTGTTAATagctcagatttttttttttgtgccatTGCCCTTATTGCTATAGaactctctgtctctccctcTGAGTGGTCGTGTCTAGGGGAAGTGACAATGGAGCAGCAAAGGAACCAGAAGATGGCACAAGATCAACAAGAAGAAGTGGAAGAGATACATCATGGCCCTTTCCCTGTCGAACAGCTACAGGTTTTACCAACCTCACATATCTCTTTGTTTTCCATTCCGATGTTGCACCACGAATCATGGGCACGCCCCAAATTTTGTGCTTTCTTCTTAGGATGATTTATTCTTCGTACTTGTCACACACaaaaaagggtatttttttttttttttttttttttttttttctaattcatctaaaaaaaaattggggggtttttatttttagtgcgATTCCCTGTAGAATGTTTTTGTGCTTCTTGATTCCACGTCTTTCTCTTTTGTCATATGATTCGAGTGGTGTTGGGTCTATTTCCGATTGAAATGGGTTTATTTGATTGACAAACCCAATTTTTCAAACCACCAATTAAAtccatattttgttttgactGACCCATGGGGTTGTTCTGATCTCTGTCCTGAAATTCtcaatttttgttgttgttaataTTGGTTTCTGGATCTTCAACTCAAGGCGTCTGGCATTGCTTCCATTGATATTAAGAAGCTTAAAGATGCGGGTCTCTGCACTGTTGAATCTGTTGTTTACTCTCCCAGGAAAGATCTCCTGCAAATCAAAGGAATCAGCGATGCCAAAGTTGACAAGATCATCGAAGCAGGCATGTCCATGCCACCCCATTTACATCCTCCCCCCGATTTTCCATCATCTTAATGTGTGCATTCGCTATCGTTTGCGATATGTAAGTTGAGATCATGATGTTTGGTTTGCTTTGATTTGCCTCTTTTAATAACAGCTTCCAAGTTAGTGCCTTTGGGTTTTACTAGTGCTACCCAACTCCATGCCCAAAGgcttgaaatcattcaaataaCCTCTGGATCAAGAGAGCTTGACAAGGTCTTGGAAGGTCAGTCATTCAGTAACGTCTGAGGTTTTAATTTATTCTGAAACCCTTTCTTAAGAAGTTAAGAGAAGTGAGCAAGAAACACAaaaacaggagagagagagagagagagagggagggagataGAGACTGCTAATTTTGCTCGCAAGCATTAAGTCTCCTCAGCGACATTGCATTTTTATAACTTGACATGGCTAGCTTATGACAGGAGGAATTGAGACAGGATCTATTACTGAGATCTATGGTGAGTTCCGCTCTGGAAAGACTCAATTGTGTCACACACTCTGCGTCACTTGCCAAGTAAGAGGTTTCCTTTTTTCATCTTATCGCACATTTGCATTTTTGCTTTTCATTAGAAAGTAGTCGCATCTCTTCTTCTCCACTTGACTAAGCGAAACTAGAATTTACCTGCATTTGTACGACCTTCTGTTTCCAACAAACTTTATATTGAGTTGATTGGATTTTAAAGTTTCTATCTTTGTAGAGATGCAACTGCCATCTCTTACCTTTGATGTCAATTGCAAACTTGTTGTGCACTATGACATTTCAGCTTCCATTAGATCAAGGAGGCGGCGAAGGAAAAGCAATGTACATCGATGCAGAAGGTACATTCAGGCCACAGAGACTCTTGCAGATAGCAGACAGGTGTCATGCAGCTACCTTTAGATAAATATGCTGCTCTGCGGTGTGATCCATTAAAAGCTGATGGTTTTGAATGCCGCAGGTTTGGACTAAATGGTGCTGATGTCTTGGAGAATGTGGCCTATGCTAGAGCATATAACACTGATCATCAGTCTAGGCTTTTGCTTGAAGCTGCTTCAATGATGGTAGAAACCAGGTGTCGTACTGTATTTTGGCTTTGATTGTACCAATGAATCACTTGTTCCATGTTGTCACTATCGACAAAAGTCAAGAAAATTCCCTATAATTTCATCTAATTTGTCTTTTGTTATTGAGACATATCCACTTAGGGGCTTCTCATGGCAAAACTTGCTTGGTGAAAGACAAACCTCCCTTACAAGTTGTCAGTGGTTTGGCAGTTAAATATGTTTTATACTGGAATTTTAAAAACACTGAACAACCATTACTTCAATTCTGGGTTGTCACTATTTGTTCACAACAAATCCACTAACAAAGAATCTTTACTTACGTGCCTCCACAGCTTATTGGAGTTGTCCT
The Alnus glutinosa chromosome 14, dhAlnGlut1.1, whole genome shotgun sequence genome window above contains:
- the LOC133857427 gene encoding uncharacterized protein At4g02000-like: MGPWNIKGALLVVKPWPPELSIEEVNFSTCVFWVQVHGLPLQNLTAVNAIKIGKFIGDVKNVENGDNSGIIAFHHLRIMIEVNVVQPLIPGFFLPREGLAPIWIKFQYERLADYCVLCGLIGHRRNFCPRPGPPD
- the LOC133857815 gene encoding DNA repair protein RAD51 homolog, giving the protein MEQQRNQKMAQDQQEEVEEIHHGPFPVEQLQASGIASIDIKKLKDAGLCTVESVVYSPRKDLLQIKGISDAKVDKIIEAASKLVPLGFTSATQLHAQRLEIIQITSGSRELDKVLEGGIETGSITEIYGEFRSGKTQLCHTLCVTCQLPLDQGGGEGKAMYIDAEGTFRPQRLLQIADRFGLNGADVLENVAYARAYNTDHQSRLLLEAASMMVETRFALMIVDSATALYRTDFSGRGELSARQMHLAKFLRSLQKLADEFGVAVVITNQVVAQVDGSAIFAGPQIKPIGGNIMAHASTTRLALRKGRGEERICKVISSPCLAEADARFQISAEGVTDVKD